The DNA window GCGCCCGCCCATGATCCAGATCAGCCGGGTCTCGAGATAGTCCTTGGAATGAGTGTGCTTCTCATCGACCGGCAGAAAGTGCGTCACCCCCAGCGCCATGCCGCGCGGGATGATCGTGACCTTGTGCACCGGGTCGGCGTTGGGGATGAGTTTGCCGAGCAGGGCGTGGCCGGCCTCATGATAGGCCGTGGTCTTCTTTTCCTCGGCGGAGATGACCAGTGAACGCCGCTCGGTGCCCATCATCACCTTGTCCTTGGCGTTCTCGAAGTCCTCCATGGTGACCTTGTCGCGGCTGCGCCGTGCGGCCAACAACGCCGCCTCATTGACCATATTGGCCAGGTCGGCGCCGGAGAGGCCGGGGGTGCCGCGCGCCAGCACCTTCAAATCGACATCGGGCGCCACCGGGATACGGCGGGTGTGCACCTTGAGGATACCCTCGCGGCCGCGCACGTCGGGGGCGTCAACCACCACCTGGCGGTCGAAGCGTCCCGGACGCAGCAACGCCGGGTCGAGCACATCGGGACGGTTGGTCGCCGCCAGCAGAATGACGCCTTCGTTGGATTCGAATCCGTCCATCTCGACGAGCAATTGGTTCAGTGTCTGTTCGCGTTCGTCATGCCCGCCGCCCAGGCCGGCGCCGCGGTGACGTCCCACCGCGTCGATCTCGTCGATGAAAATGATGCAGGGCGCGGAACGCTTGCCCTGCTCGAACAGGTCGCGCACACGCGAGGCGCCGACGCCGACGAACATCTCGACGAAATCAGAACCCGACATCGAGAAGAAGGGCACCGCCGCTTCGCCGGCCACGGCGCGCGCCAGCAGGGTCTTGCCGGTTCCGGGCGGGCCGAGCAACAGCACGCCTTTGGGAATCTTGCCGCCCAGACGCTGGAACCGTCCGGGATCGCGCAAAAAGTCGATGACCTCCTGCAGTTCCTGCTTGGCCTCATCGGCGCCGGCCACATCGGCGAAGGTGACCTTGGGACGGTCTTCCGCCAACAGACGCGCGCGGCTCTTGCCGAAGGAGAAAATGCCCTTCGGGCCGGACTGCATCTGGCGGAACATGAACAGCCAGAAGAACACCAGGATCAGCAGCCACGGGGCAAACCCGAGGAGCAGACTGACCCAGTTGACCCCCTGCTCCTTGGCCTTGATTTCGACTTTGTGCGCCTCCAGACGGGCGAGCAGATCGCCCGGCTCGCTGGTGGGCAGAAGCAGACGGAATTCCTTCACCGGACGAGCGCGGTTGTTGACGGTCTTGAGCACATCGACTTTGAAGGCGCCTTCGACGGTGCGTTCAATGAAGGTGACCGAGGCGACGTTGTCGCTGTCAAGTTGCTCCAGGAATTCACTGTAGGTCAGCTCCGCGGCGACTTCGCGGCTGAAACTGTAGTAGTTGACCAACAGCGCGGAAATGGTGATCAGCGCGATCCAGAACACCAAGGTGCGCGAGGACCGTTTCCACGAAAACGGCGACTTGCCGTCCGGCTCGGTCGAGTTGCGGGGAATGCGTCCCTTGGGGAGACCGCCGGGACGTTGTGGCGATGAATCAGGCACGCGAATCAGTCTCCTCTGTTTGAGTCGGGTTCAATCGCCCGATGTATGGCAGGTGGCGGTACCGTTCCGCCAAGTCCAGCCCGTAGCCGACCACAAACCCACCGTCGATTTTAAACCCCACATACTCTATCGGCAGTTCCGGGTCCTCGACCGCCCGCTTGTCCAGCAGGGCCACGCAGGCCAGGCGCCGGGGCTGCCGGGTCATCAGGAGCCGGCGAATATGGGACAAAGTGGCTCCGGTGTCCACAATGTCTTCTACAATGATGACGCTCCGTCCGGTGATGTTCACCGTCAAATCTTTCAACAACTTGGGAGCGCCGGAGGCGGCGGTCCCCGCCCCGTAGGCGGCCACCGCCATAAAGTCAATATGGTGCGGAATATGCATCGCCCGGCACAGATCGGCCACGAAGATGAAACTGCCTTTGAGCATCCCGATCAGAATCGGAGTCTCATCGATAAAACCGCGGTCGATCTCGCGCGCCAACTCCCCAACCCGGCGATGGATCTGATCGGCGGACAGCAAGACTTCCATCGCAGGCACCGTCCGTTCAGGGGGTATCGTCAAGACGTCTTCTTCCATGATCCCTCCACCACACGGGCCTCCAGGACCCGTCGTGTCCGGCTGGTCAGGCGCACCCGCTCGGCGATCGGAAACCCGACCGGCCAGACGATGCCCTGATCGTCCACCACCACTGGAACGAAAGGACGTTCAAATGACGGCACCTTACGGTCCGCCAACAATTCCGAGAGCGATTTGGTTCCGGGCAAACCCAGGGGGCGATAACGGTCCCCGGGGCGGGGCCAGCGGATCGTGACGGCGCCTGCCAGACGGTCGAGGTCGAAGCGGGCCAGACGACGGTCATCGGCGCGACGTTGCGCGGACGGCGCCACCACCCGGGTCCGCAACGACGGCACCGGCGGTCGTGGGCGGGCCGAACGGCGCGCGACATGCAACGCGCCCTGCGACCACGTCATGATCAATTGTCCCTGTTCGAGACTCACGGTCCCCGCCTGCTTGTGCCGTCGCCGGAGTTCGGCGAACCGCGTCACGGTCGCCGTCGTGGGCACAATGGCCAATCCCATCCGCTTGATCAAATCGCGCAGAACATACGGGTCGAACGCCTCATCATACCGCGCCAACTTCCCGGCATCAAGCGCCAACATCCCGGTCCGGGAGGGGCGCAGAGACCGCTCGACGATCCGTGCCGCGCGCGTCTCGAGGTAGACGCGCTGGCGCCAGAGCTGTTCGCCCAAGCGCGCCAGTCCTTCGACAATGGCGGGGTTTTCCGCCGCCAGCACCGGCAGGATCCGCGCGCGGATCCGGTTGCGCTGGTACTTGGCCGCAGCATTCGAGGAATCCTCCCGGTAGGACAATCCGGCAGCGGCAAGGTAGGCGAGGATGGCTTGACGCGAGACGTCATACAAAGGCCGGATGATCCGGCCTCGCACCGGTGGAATACCCGAGAGCGCAAATGTGCCGCCCCCATCCACAATCGCCGCGGCGACCGTCTCGGCGCGGTCGTCACGTTGGTGCGCGACCGCGATATGATCATAGCCAAAGCGCGTCGCCAGCGAATCGAAAAACCGGTAACGCCCCTCGCGGGCCCACATCTGAACATTTGCCGTGTCGGGGCAGGCAGAGGGGCGAAGGCGGCGGAGGTGGAACTTCAATCCCCAGCGCCGCGCCAACGCGCGGACGAACGCCTCGTCCGCCTGCGATTCCCGGCCGCGCAGTCCGTGATTGACATGCGCCACCGCGACACGCCAGCGATGGGCGGGCGCCAACTCCATCAGAACGCGCAACATCGCCACCGAGTCGGGCCCGCCGGAGACCGCGGCCAGAATCCGGCCCCCGCGTCGCGGACAACCGAAGCGCGCAAAATACGCGCCCACCCCGGCAAGGACATCGTCCGCCGCGGATCCGGCCGCGCCTGTCGGCGCGGTGTTGGGCAGGGATCGATTGCGCATTGGCTGCGGCCGTCTACTGAACACGCACGGCGAGCATGGTGATGTCGTCGCGCGACTGCTCCGGATCGGCAAAGTCGTCGACCGCCTGACGGACCCTGGCGACAATCTCCTCCGCGGAACGTCCGTGGTTGGCCCGCAAGACGTCGATCAGACGGTTCATCTCAAACATGGTGCCGTCAAATCCGACGACATCGGTCACGCCGTCGGTGTACAGGAAAATCAGATCGCCCGGCAAAAGGCCGATGGCGCGCTCCTCAAAGACCGAATCTTCGAACAGCCCCAGCGCCGTGCCCCCCTCCTTCAGCATCAGGATCGTCCCGTCAGCGCGGCAGAGGATGCCGGGATTGTGGCCGGCGTTGGAGAAGGTGAAAATACGGTTGCGCACATCCAGAACGCCATAAATCGCGGTGACAAAGCGCGAACGCTCGTTGCGTTCGCACAAGAGTCGGTTCACCTTCTGCATGATGCTGCGCAGCGCGTAGTTGTTGCGGATCTCGGCGATCAGCGAGGCGCGGAAGGTGGCCATGATCAGCGCCGCCGGCACGCCTTTGCCGGCCACATCGGCAATGGCGATCCCGATCTGCCCGTCGATGATGTCGATGAAATCGTAGTAGTCCCCGCCCACCTCCGCCGAGGGAATGTTCAGTCCCGCGATGTCGAAGCCGGGGATGCGGGGGTTGTCATCGGGCAGGAAGGTCTGCTGGATGCTCTTGGCGACTTCGAGCTCGCCTTTGATGCGGCGCTGTTCGACGACGCTGGCGTGGTCGCGGGCCCGTTCGATCGCCATCCCGGCATGCTGGGCGAAGACCGTCACCAGATCGAGGTCGGCCTCGTAGAAACCGTTGGGGATGTCACGTTCGAGATTGACGACACCCACCAACCGATCGCCGGCGAATATCGGAACGACCATCTCCGAGCGTGTCTGCTGGCGGGCGTTCTGGTAACGTCCATCCTGGGTGACATCGCGCACGATCAGCGGCTGTCCGTTGACCGCGACCCAGCCCACCAGCCCCTGGCGCGCCTTGCGTTCCAGCAGCGACGATTCCGGTCGTGCCGGCGCTTCGGCGCCATAGCCGCGGGCGACGATCTGTTCAACCTGCCCGTCTTTGCCCACAAGAAAGATTCCGCCGGCGTCATATGGCAGCACGCGGTTGAGCGAATCCATGATTTTCTCGAGGACCTCATCCAGATCCAGCGAGCTGGACAGAATCCGGCTGGCCTCAAGCAGACTCTTATTCTCCAGCGACTGCCGCTCGGCCCGGCGAAAGAGCAGGGCGTTCTCCAAGGCCACCGCGGCCTGCTCGGCCAGCGGCTGCAAGAGCGCGTCAATCTTGGCGCCGGGATTGACCTCGTTGACCAGCGCGGCGACGGCGCCGAAAACATGATCGTGGTGAATGAGCGGGACCCAGCGTTCGACACGAACGTGGTCACCGGCCACCGCCTTGATGGCCGCATCGATGTTGGCCAACGGCGTGGCAAAGGGCTGCGGATCGGTGCCGCGCGCTTCCAGCCAGCCGATCAGTTCGCCGCCGACGCCAACCGGCAGATCGTGCGGGCCATCGGTGGTCCGCGTCCAGATCTTGAAGATGACGGGGTGGTGCGTGCGGGGCCGATGCAACAGGAGCACCGCCCCTTCCGAGCCGGTCAGGGTCGCCAACAGCTCGGTGACGATCGAGTACAGTTCATCGAGACGCAGAGTCCCGTGCATCATGCGCGCGGCGACAATCAGCGCTTCGGCCTCCGATTTGGGGACAAAGCCGTGGCGACGTCCTGATTTTGGCGCAACCTTACCCTTTGGGCGCGTCGAGGCATCCATCCTACATCATCCCTGGATGAGACCAGGTCCAGATTGTACCCGTCTCACCGCCAAACATACGAGTTTGCCCGCATTTTGTGCAGAAAAACTCCATGAGCGAACTCGTTGTCACAGCGCGGTTTGATCGGCGCCCAGGGGGCCGGTTGGCAGTTTGCTGGCCGCGGTATGGCGGGTGTGCCGGTGCAACTGCAGAACCGCGTGGATGAGAATCAGCCCAGCGGGCGCCGTCGCATACCACGGCAAAAACTCCGGCGGTTTCTCCCAATCCTCGGGACGCTGCAATGAGAAGATCACCAGCGTGATCGCATTATTGGCGACATGCGCCGCGATCGATGGGTACACCGATCCGGTCCGTTCGCGCAGGTAGCCCAGCAGCGCGCCGAAGGTCCACAGGCCAATGAGATTCCACGGATTCAGATGCAGCAGGGCAAACAGCGCGCCACCCCAGAGGATCGCGGCGTTCTGGCCAAACGAACGGCGCAGTCCGGTTTGAATCAATCCGCGGAACGCCACTTCCTCGCAGATCCCCGGCACCACGGCGGCAGTTAGCAGGAGCATCACCAATTCGAGGGGCGAGCCGGCGGCAAGATACTGACGGTAAAAATCAAAGTGCTCCTGCGGAATCGGCCAGAGCCGATCGAGCAGGACCGGAACATTGCTTTGCACGACGGCAAATGATCCCACGGCGATCATGCACCAGAGCCAGAATCCCGCCCCCACATCGGGTGCCTTCGTCCAAGTGCGCCAGCCGGTGTCAAACAGAGGCCGCAGCGCCAGCGGGATCAGCACAAAGGCGGCCACTTCGGAAACGATGATCGACGTGTAGAACCCCCCCGTGCCCGCCAGGGCGAGTGCCGCCACAAATGAGATCAGCGCGGCGACGACAAAGTAGATGAGCGCCATCCCCCCATCCCAGCGGCGCAACGGCGAAGGTGGGAGTGTGGGTGACGGTTCGGGCGCCGTCGGCGGCGGAAGATTGGTGTCCATGATCGGGCGCACGTCGGTGGAGAATGTAAGCAGCCAGGTTGTGCGGCGCCTCCTCCGACTGCAAAAGGAGGGAGCCCCGGGCTGAGGGCGGCAACCCGGGGCGTAGAGGAATTGCATGGGTCTGGGGGTTCGTAGGGACGTTCAAACTCGGGTTTCCTCTTGGATCCGGCCTCCTTTGTCTGCGGACGGGGCGGGTCTCCACTGCCGATTGATCGCCGCGTCCGTGTGACTGGCCAATTCGCAAATGCGTCGCCCGCGGACAGATTTTCTTGCGTCGTGCGCGCAAGGCGCTGGCGGGTCGATGGATAGCGAAGTGTTCAGATATCGAACAACCGCTTACTTCTCGCACAGAGTGACGCGGAGCGGGCCAAAACCGTGGGAAAAAGTCAACAGACTGTGGCGGGAGCGGCCACAGTCTGCCGGAATCGCAAAACGGTCTTAGAGCAGTTTGCGTTCGCGGGCCTGCCGCGTCAGTTCATCGCGGAATTTCGGATCGGCGATGCCGATCAGCGCCTTGGCGCGTTCGCGGAGGTTCTTCCCGAACAGGCGCGCGACACCGTGTTCGGTCACGACATAGTGCACATCGGCGCGTGTGGTCACCACGCCGGCGCCATGCTTGAGCATGGGCACGATGCGCGACTCCTGGCCGTTGCGCGCGGTCGACGGCAGCGCGATGATCGGCATGCCGCCGCGCGAGCGGGCGGCGCCGCGAATGAAGTCGACCTGACCGCCGAACCCGGAGTAGATCTTCGGCCCGATCGAGTCGGCGCAGACCTGTCCGGAGAGATCGACTTCGATCGCCGAATTGATGCCGACGATGTTGTCGTTCTGCCCGATGACGAACGGATCGTTAACATGGTCGACCGGGTGCGCTTCGACCACCGGGTTGTTGTCCAGGAAGTTGTAGAGGTCCCGGGTGCCCAGGGCGAAGGTGATCACCACTTTGCCGGGATGCAGCGTCTTACGGTAGCCGGTCACGATGCCGCGCTCGATCGCGTTCATCGCGCCGTCGGACAACATCTCCGTGTGAATCCCCAGGTCCTTGAGCCCGTCCAACATGCTCCAGACCGCATCGGGGATGCCGCCGATCCCCATCTGGATGGTGGCGCCGTCGGTCAGCATCCCGCGGATGTGCTCGCCGATGCGGCATTCCACATCGCTGATCGGCCGCGGCTTGAGTTCGGGCAACGGCTGGCTGTGCTCGACGATGTGGGCCACACGGCTGACGTGGATGAAAGAATCGCCGAGCACGCGCGGCATGTGCTCATTGACCTGCACGATGACTTTCTTGGCCATGGTGCAGGCAGCATTGGCGTTCATTACCTCCACACCATAACTCATGAATCCATGGTCGTCCGGCGGCGAGACCATCACCATGGCCACGTCGAGCGGCACGATCCGTTCATAAAAGAGACGCGGAATCTGATGCAGGAAGACCGGGATGTAATCGGCGCGCCCGGCGTTGACCGCCTCGCGGTCGGCGGGGCCGACGAAGAGCGAGTTGTGCCGGAAGTGCGGGGCCATCTCGGGGCGGCTCAGCGGGTCGTCGCCCATCAGCAGCACGTGGTAGAGCTGCACGCCGGTCAGCTCCGGCGCGCGCGCCGCCAGCGCGTTGATCAGGCCGTTCGGCGTGGCCGCGTTGCCGCCATAGTACACGTTGTCGCCACTATTGATGATGCGGACCGCCTGCTCCGCGGAGCAGAGCTTGCGGCGATAATCCTCGACCCATTGCATTGTTGATCTCCTGGTGCTGGCTTAAGACAGCGAAGCGGGAGGGCCACGGCGCGTGCGCAGCCCACGCCGATTCCGCGACGTTCAGCGCGCGGACGACGTTCCCAACTGCTCCGTCATGGCCTTGATCACCGGGTGGACAGCCTGCCCCTCGCGCAGATAGATCCCTTCGGCAAAACGCGGCTGATCGGCCAGCACGGCGGGCAACCCGCCCTCGGCGAACCAGCGGATGTACGGAAACAGGGTGTTGGCCAGCGCGAACGACGAGGTGCGCGCCACGGCCGACGGCA is part of the bacterium genome and encodes:
- the ftsH gene encoding ATP-dependent zinc metalloprotease FtsH, which gives rise to MTISALLVNYYSFSREVAAELTYSEFLEQLDSDNVASVTFIERTVEGAFKVDVLKTVNNRARPVKEFRLLLPTSEPGDLLARLEAHKVEIKAKEQGVNWVSLLLGFAPWLLILVFFWLFMFRQMQSGPKGIFSFGKSRARLLAEDRPKVTFADVAGADEAKQELQEVIDFLRDPGRFQRLGGKIPKGVLLLGPPGTGKTLLARAVAGEAAVPFFSMSGSDFVEMFVGVGASRVRDLFEQGKRSAPCIIFIDEIDAVGRHRGAGLGGGHDEREQTLNQLLVEMDGFESNEGVILLAATNRPDVLDPALLRPGRFDRQVVVDAPDVRGREGILKVHTRRIPVAPDVDLKVLARGTPGLSGADLANMVNEAALLAARRSRDKVTMEDFENAKDKVMMGTERRSLVISAEEKKTTAYHEAGHALLGKLIPNADPVHKVTIIPRGMALGVTHFLPVDEKHTHSKDYLETRLIWIMGGRTAERLVFNQLTTGAGNDLERATALARKMVCEWGMSEKLGPMTFGKKQEEIFLGREIAQHRDYSERTAQMIDDEVKRILSESEEKALKLLSENMDKLHAIAKALLEREILDGEQIDILLRGEALPPVTETAAAKSQTAPVITPAPTTPRPVGPLGDVAPGASPA
- the hpt gene encoding hypoxanthine phosphoribosyltransferase, whose product is MEEDVLTIPPERTVPAMEVLLSADQIHRRVGELAREIDRGFIDETPILIGMLKGSFIFVADLCRAMHIPHHIDFMAVAAYGAGTAASGAPKLLKDLTVNITGRSVIIVEDIVDTGATLSHIRRLLMTRQPRRLACVALLDKRAVEDPELPIEYVGFKIDGGFVVGYGLDLAERYRHLPYIGRLNPTQTEETDSRA
- the tilS gene encoding tRNA lysidine(34) synthetase TilS → MRNRSLPNTAPTGAAGSAADDVLAGVGAYFARFGCPRRGGRILAAVSGGPDSVAMLRVLMELAPAHRWRVAVAHVNHGLRGRESQADEAFVRALARRWGLKFHLRRLRPSACPDTANVQMWAREGRYRFFDSLATRFGYDHIAVAHQRDDRAETVAAAIVDGGGTFALSGIPPVRGRIIRPLYDVSRQAILAYLAAAGLSYREDSSNAAAKYQRNRIRARILPVLAAENPAIVEGLARLGEQLWRQRVYLETRAARIVERSLRPSRTGMLALDAGKLARYDEAFDPYVLRDLIKRMGLAIVPTTATVTRFAELRRRHKQAGTVSLEQGQLIMTWSQGALHVARRSARPRPPVPSLRTRVVAPSAQRRADDRRLARFDLDRLAGAVTIRWPRPGDRYRPLGLPGTKSLSELLADRKVPSFERPFVPVVVDDQGIVWPVGFPIAERVRLTSRTRRVLEARVVEGSWKKTS
- a CDS encoding SpoIIE family protein phosphatase, whose protein sequence is MMHGTLRLDELYSIVTELLATLTGSEGAVLLLHRPRTHHPVIFKIWTRTTDGPHDLPVGVGGELIGWLEARGTDPQPFATPLANIDAAIKAVAGDHVRVERWVPLIHHDHVFGAVAALVNEVNPGAKIDALLQPLAEQAAVALENALLFRRAERQSLENKSLLEASRILSSSLDLDEVLEKIMDSLNRVLPYDAGGIFLVGKDGQVEQIVARGYGAEAPARPESSLLERKARQGLVGWVAVNGQPLIVRDVTQDGRYQNARQQTRSEMVVPIFAGDRLVGVVNLERDIPNGFYEADLDLVTVFAQHAGMAIERARDHASVVEQRRIKGELEVAKSIQQTFLPDDNPRIPGFDIAGLNIPSAEVGGDYYDFIDIIDGQIGIAIADVAGKGVPAALIMATFRASLIAEIRNNYALRSIMQKVNRLLCERNERSRFVTAIYGVLDVRNRIFTFSNAGHNPGILCRADGTILMLKEGGTALGLFEDSVFEERAIGLLPGDLIFLYTDGVTDVVGFDGTMFEMNRLIDVLRANHGRSAEEIVARVRQAVDDFADPEQSRDDITMLAVRVQ
- a CDS encoding type II CAAX endopeptidase family protein, with product MDTNLPPPTAPEPSPTLPPSPLRRWDGGMALIYFVVAALISFVAALALAGTGGFYTSIIVSEVAAFVLIPLALRPLFDTGWRTWTKAPDVGAGFWLWCMIAVGSFAVVQSNVPVLLDRLWPIPQEHFDFYRQYLAAGSPLELVMLLLTAAVVPGICEEVAFRGLIQTGLRRSFGQNAAILWGGALFALLHLNPWNLIGLWTFGALLGYLRERTGSVYPSIAAHVANNAITLVIFSLQRPEDWEKPPEFLPWYATAPAGLILIHAVLQLHRHTRHTAASKLPTGPLGADQTAL
- a CDS encoding acetyl-CoA hydrolase/transferase C-terminal domain-containing protein; amino-acid sequence: MQWVEDYRRKLCSAEQAVRIINSGDNVYYGGNAATPNGLINALAARAPELTGVQLYHVLLMGDDPLSRPEMAPHFRHNSLFVGPADREAVNAGRADYIPVFLHQIPRLFYERIVPLDVAMVMVSPPDDHGFMSYGVEVMNANAACTMAKKVIVQVNEHMPRVLGDSFIHVSRVAHIVEHSQPLPELKPRPISDVECRIGEHIRGMLTDGATIQMGIGGIPDAVWSMLDGLKDLGIHTEMLSDGAMNAIERGIVTGYRKTLHPGKVVITFALGTRDLYNFLDNNPVVEAHPVDHVNDPFVIGQNDNIVGINSAIEVDLSGQVCADSIGPKIYSGFGGQVDFIRGAARSRGGMPIIALPSTARNGQESRIVPMLKHGAGVVTTRADVHYVVTEHGVARLFGKNLRERAKALIGIADPKFRDELTRQARERKLL